The following nucleotide sequence is from Nitrospira sp..
GCCTATCTCGAGCAACAGAGCACCGCGGTGACCCTGCGTCGGAAAGTCCATGAGCTCACCGCCCTTCACCGCGCCGGCCTGCTCTTCAGCTCCACCTTCGACCGAGAGGAGCTACTCACCAAGGTGTTGGATACCATCGTGAGCGAACTGCATTACGACCGCGCGAAGATCTCTCAGTTCGACAGGACCAGACAGGTCTCGCATGACTTCCGAGTACGGGGCGTGTCTCAAGATGTGGCAGACTTCCTGCGGACGCAGGAGGTTGAGATCACCGATCCGCACAGCGTGGAGGGAACGGTGCTCTTGCGTGGCGAGCCGGTCCTGACGAACAACATTCACGAGATCTGGGACCGGCTGCACCCCTTCAACCGACAACTTGCCACCATGGTGCAGATCAAGTCTTTCATCTCCGTTCCCTTAAAAACGCATGAAGGCGTGATCGGCGCGCTCTCAGCAGACCGCACACACGACCGGGCGCTCACGCAGGACGACCTCGATGTGCTCGTGACGCTCGCCAGCCAGGTGGCGACGGCCCTGGACAATGCGCAGGCCTATCGTGAGATTGAATCCTTGAATGCCCGGCTGGAAGCCCGTGTCCGCGAACGCACCGCCGAACTGGAGGCCGCCAACGCCCGCCTCAAGCAGATGGACCGGCTTAAATCGCAATTCCTCGCCCATGTGTCCCATGAGTTACGCACTCCGCTCACCAGCATCGTCGGATTCGCCGACAACATGATCGAAGGCCTCGTCGGCTCGTTGAACACCAAACAGGAGCAATACCTCACTCGCATCAAGGCCAACGGCACCAGGCTGGCCCGCATGATCACGGACCTCTTGGACCTCTCCAGGGTGGAAGCTGGGAAATTGGTGCTGTCTTTCGACCAGGTGACACTCGCTTCCCTCGTCGCCGACGTGATCGAACAACTGCGGCCCCTCGCCACAGCCAAGCAGATCCGCCTCGAACTCCAAAGCGACGATGTTGCCCTGACGGTCTGGGCGGATCCCGATCGGCTCAGCCAAATTTTGACGAATCTGGTGGATAATGCTATCAAGTACACGCCGGACGGGGGCCTGGTATCGGTCGATCTATCCGCCGAGGGCCGGGAGCGCGCGCGCATCGCCGTTCGCGATACGGGCCAAGGTATTCCTCCCGAGGCAATCCCGAAACTGTTCGATCCGTTCTTCCGGGTACAGCAGCAGGAGCGAAGTCAGACGAAGGGGTTGGGTCTCGGCCTGGCAATCGTCAAGGACTTGGTCGATCTGCATGGTGGCGCCATTGCGGTCCGGAGCGAGATCGGGCAAGGAACCGAGTTCACCGTGAGCCTTCCGCTCCGCTCGACGCAGGACGCGGCGGGCGGCGCGTCGCCTTCGGCCCGGCGCACGCTCCTGGTGGTGGATGACGATCCGGATATCTGCGCGGTCTTGCAAGACCGCTTGCTCTCGGAAGGATTTTACGTATTGACCGCGACGGACGGTCGCGCCGCCTTGAAAGCCGGCGAAGCAACGACCGTCGATGGCGTGCTTCTCGACATCGCGTTGCCGGACATGGATGGATTCGCCGTGCTTCGCCAATTGCGCGCCACACAGCCGACGGTCCCGGTCATCATGATGACAGCCGTGGAGGCGCTGGACCGCGCCATGGCCGCGGTGGAAGCCGGCGCCCAGGGATATCTGCTCAAACCGTTCGATGCCGCACGGGTGCGCCAGATCATCGACCGGTGGTTCATGGCCGGCGGCTCACCCGCCGATTCCTCCACAACGACGCCCTAATTCTATGCCGAGTCCTCTGCAATCTTGCTCTACCTTGGTTCCGGCTCTGCTCGTGGCGATGGTCGTGGCCTTCCTCCCGATGACGACCGCAGAGGCCCAAACGCCGCGTATTCACGGACAATCGGCCAGTGCCGCCGGCATGGGCAATGCCTTTGCCGCGCAGGCCGATGATCCATCGGCGCTCCACTACAACCCCGCCGGAATGACTCAACTCCCGGGCTTCCAGAGCCTCTTCGGTACGTCACTCATCGGCGGCACGACGCAGTTCACCGGCCCCACGGGCACCCAGGTGACCGGCGATCGGAACGGCAGCATCGCCTGGCCTCCACCGGGCCACGTGTACCTGGTAGCCAATTTGAAGGATCTTGGCTTATCGGCGCTCGAGAATTTCACCGCAGGCATCGGCCTCAACAGCCCGTTCGGCTCGTTGACCCGCTACCCCACGGACGGCCCGTTTCGCTCCGCGCTGTACTTCAACACGATGCCGCTGCTCGACATCAAACCGACCGTGGCCTACAAGGTCAACGAACAGCTCTCGCTGGGAGCGGGGGCGGACATCTACACCTTCTCGGGGCTGTTCGGCGAAGGCCACCTGGAACAACAATCCATCTGGCCCGGCGGCCTCGGCATTCCCGCCGGTTCACGACTGGAGATCAACGGCAGCGATACGACGGCCGGATTCAACGTCAGCCTGCTCTATACGCCGTTTCGCAACAGCGACGGGAAGCCGTTGGTGAATATCGGCCTCGTCTATCGGAGCCAGGCCAGGCTGCACTTGACCGGACACCTTCTCGCCAACGGCGCCTCGGTGGGCGAGGCCTCTGCGACCTTCGTGCTCCCGCAGATTTTTTCCGGAGCTATGGCCGTCTGGCCGGTCCGCACGAGAGAGCGCGAATGGAAGTTGGAACTGGACGTAGACTACACGGGGTGGAAATCCAACGGAGCCTTGGATGTCCGCGTGGCTAACCTGGGGGTACTCCCCTTCCCGCAGAATTGGCAGAGCGCCTACACCGTCATGGTGGGAACGGAATATCGTCTGCTCCACGTCGTATCAATGCCGGAATGGAACATCGCCCTTCGGGCCGGCTACATGAATCAGCAGACCCAGATGCCCGATCGTACCTTCAACCCAGGAGTCCCCTCGGCCAATGCGCATATTCCCTCTGCCGGCGTCGGATTCATCTGTCACGAGAACGGGGCCTTTCTCGGCATCATCCGCTGCGGAGATTTGGGCTTTGGCCCGCTCAAACCCAAACTGTTTGCCATCGACTTGTCGTACCAAGCCGGGCTCTACGAAGTTCGCACCATTGCCGGCAACCAAAATCCCACGGTGAACGGCCGATATGACACGCTGATCCACGCCGCCTCGCTCTCGCTACGATTCAATTACTAGGCGCCCTCAGCGGCATGACAGTTGCGTTTCGCTGCGAGTGGCGCGGTGCTGAGCCGGTCGCTTGCCGTCGGAGGGCAAGACCCCGCCGACCACATCCCTCGGCCTCCTGGATTGTGCCCATCCAGCGCTGATGAGACCGCCCATCCGCCCGCGCCATCGGCCGCGTCTTCGCCCATGGCGGAGACGCGGCCCTCGCCCTCACACCAGCCAACGCAAGACAACGGAGCCGTTCCCCACGCTTGCAGACCGTATCGTATCGGATACGGATTGCATCCGATCCGATACACCCCCTGCAATGGATTCCGTAGATCGCCCACAGTCCAAACGACAATCGATGTCCTGAAAATAACGACGAATCTTTTTTCGCAATCGAGCATTCGATCGCCCGTGCTCCCATGGCATAACCTTTGCGGCATCCCAAGAACATTTCCCTAGGAGGGGCACGCCGATGGGAGAATCGCGTACCCGCGAGGTTCACATGGTCGCACTCATCTTACTTCTTCTCGGCATGGTGATCCTCCTTGCGGCAGCCGGCCGCATCTGGATCGATCCCGGCTCCCTCAAGTTGAACCTGCGTGACACCGAGACGAGGCACCTCCCCGGTCAGCCCCACGAGTCCGCACAACTGTCCGGGAACCGAGACTCGTCCTCTTGAGCAGGAGACCAGTCAGACTGGTCCCCGTGTTGCGCCGACCGCGAGAATCGGAGATGATCGCAGGCGGTACGGTAGCCGACTTCCGACGGGCCGAGAGGAAGGCGCTATGGATGGTGCCCGCCGTTCTGTTTCCAAGCTCCGCTCATTCCTTTCGTCGGCTTTGCTGGCCGAGTGCCTCGTCATTTTTTGCCTGGTGCAGGGAGGGCTGGCTCAATCGACGGCGCCCATCACCTCGTCCGGCCTCAACACCGTCATCACCCCACAGGGCCACGTATTCGACATTACCGGCGGGACGAGGCCCGGCAACGGCCCCAATCTCTTTCACAGCTTCGGCGAATTCGGCGTGCCGCCCCATCACATCGCCAATTTCCTCAACGACTCGGGCCTCGCGACCGCCAACATTCTCGGTCGGGTGACGGGCGGCAATCCGTCCCAGATCTTCGGAACCATTCAAACCACCGGCTTCGGACATGCCAATCTCTTTTTAATGAACCCGGCCGGCATCGTGTTCGGTCCGACTGCCTCGCTGAACGTCGGCGGCTCGGTCAGCGTCACCACGGCGGACTATCTGCGCTTCGCCAACGGCGGAATCTTCAACGCGATGCCAGGCCCTCAGGATGCGACCCTTTCCAGCTCACCGGTGGCGGCGTTCGGATTTTTGGGCTCCAACCCGAACGCCGTCACCGTGCAGGGCGGGCAGCTGGTTTTGTCGGAAGGACAGAGCCTCTCGCTGGTCGGGGGAGATCTGACCATGACGGCCGGCGCACTCGAACACGGCGCTTCGCAGCCGGCTCGCCTCTCGGCACCGGGTGGTCAGATCAACTTGGTGAGCGTCGCCGCCGCCGGGGAAGTGCCGGCACTCGATGCGAAAAGTCCTGGGAGCGAACCTCTTGCGAATGGAATCGGCAGGTTCGGGACCCTATCTCTTTCTGAAGGGACGAATATTGATACCAGTGCCGACAAGGCCGGGCGAATCGTCATTCGCAGCGGGCAATTCACCATGAACGATGCCTCACTCACAGCCATTTCCGGAAACGCTTCGAATCGTGGGTCGGCCACATCGCCCGATTCACCAGCTATTGCCATCACAGCGGACACCGTCACCCTCTCCAATGGATCACTGATCATGGCGGATACTCATGGGACGGCTCCGGCAGGGGATATAACTTTCAATGTAGATACACTGAGCGCAATAGGGAAAGGTCCGATTCGTATTCAGGTTACCCCTGAGAGCCTTATCACGGGCCCCGACTTTTCCCAAACCGGAGTGCTCATTGAAAGTACAAGCCGTAGCCATGACATAGGGGCGGGAGAAGCTGGACGGATCACCATTCAAGGAATCGAGGGTCCAGGAAGCGTCGCGAGGACGGTCCATCTGGATGACACCATCATCCATACACGTTCGTTTGGTGGGACCGCGACCACTCCTCCAGGGAGGATCACCATCACGGCAAACTCATTAGCCCTCAGTGATCAGGTGGAGATCTATGCCACGACCAATGGCCCCGCGCCGGCAGGCAATGTGGCACTGAATGTCGACACGCTACGATCGAATTGGCATCCCGATGGGTCGTTCATCGAAGGGAGGCCCGTATTGATCGGCAGCCCCACTGAACATCCTGACCGTACGGCCGGACCGCCAGGAATCGTTACGATCTCGGGGCCTGGCGAGGAATCGACCGACCCGGCGACGTCCATCATGCTGAGCAATACGGAAATCGACACCTTTGCGGTAGGCGGATCGTCGCCGAGACCGGCTCCGATCATTATCACATCCGACACGGTAGCGCTCAGCAATCTGACTATCCTGGTGACAACTTCAGGCGGCGCGGCACCAGCACCGGCTGGAGACATCGTATTCAACGTGAATACTTTGCGGGTAAACATGAATCCGGACGGCACGCCGATCGCAAACGCCCATCGTGTTTACCTCAACAGTCCGAGCGGGCGATTGGACAGCACTGCCGGCCCACCGGGAACGGTGACCATTTCAGGAATCGCCCAGGAACCAACCGATGCGGCTCAATTGGTCGCACTATACAACGCACAGATTAGCACGGCAGTCGAGGGCGGTACAGCCGCGTTACCCCCTGGAACCATCACGATCACAGCAGACACCGTGACCCTGGGCGGAAGAACAGAAATCTTTGCCTTTACGACCAGCCCGGCTCCGGCAGGAGATATCGCCTTTAACGTGAACGTTCTACGAGCGAATGTGAATTCGGATGGCACGCTCATCAACGACGGTCGGCCTCGATCCCTTATCGCCAGCGTAGGTGGAAGGAGGGACAGTATCGGCGGACGCGCAGGCACCATAACTATATCCGGCGTGGCTCCTGAGGCGTCCGATTCAGCCAAGTTGATCGCGCTCAACAATACCGAAGTGAGCACGGCGGTGTGGGGCGGTGCGCCAACCACAGTCCCTGCCACCATCACCATCGTGGCAGATACGCTTCGACTGACAAACAGCCCCAAAATCGACACCGATACGACCGGCGGAGCCCCTGCCGGGAATATCACCTTCAAGGTGAATACTCTGATAGCGGATCAAGGCACCAATATCAGCAGTCGCACATCGGGGGAAGGTCAGGGCGGCTCGATCACGATCGATGCCGGCCGGTCCATTTCATTGCTTCACGGATCCTCCATCACGGCGAGCAGCGCAGGGCCGGCCGATGCCGGCAACATTACGATCAATGCCGGTGCGCATTTTACCGCTCAACAGGCCTCCGTCACGACCCAGGCCAGCCAGGGCAGCGGCGGCAACATCACGCTCCAAGCCACCGACTCGATCCAACTCGCCAACAGCCAGCTCAACACATCTGTCCAGGGCGGCCCGACCACTATCGGCGGCAACATCTTCATCGATCCCGCCATCGTCACCCTGCACAATAGTCAGATCTTGGCCCAGGCCGTCGAAGGCCAGGGCGGCAACATCAACATCGTGGCGGGAACGTTCTTGGCCGATCAGAGCAGCATCGTGAGCGCCTCGTCTCAATTCGGATTGAGCGGCACCGTGACGATCCAATCACCGGTTTCAAGCCTCAGTGGCACGTTGGCCTCCCTCTCGCAGCAGCCACTCCAAGTCCACC
It contains:
- a CDS encoding response regulator, whose product is MTELLSKDHSILERRFMEFRPFGLDERGEKICDISGVIVESNVAYLCDYLEGTAGPEAATQALQELCRLLNERQPDRTYHVTPESLRNIWNSYSYEFVCYLREFCERLSGDPNFHVNVGTEKKVPPLIQILARPFSTPQLYKMWPYLGNKYVRRVLEFEVGRVTNRSAVLRMTFTDRALAQFGPYRKRCVDVICLSCKSSIARVPTQLHGVPPATVRDLACTVHGDPYCEWEFTWLPQVRSPLPLVMWMLVAGGTFTYLRLRLPGLPFLEDLGLAVVPASLLWWVLTTHMHQAAKPLQRLIRDQEQAVDARHEELREAYLEQQSTAVTLRRKVHELTALHRAGLLFSSTFDREELLTKVLDTIVSELHYDRAKISQFDRTRQVSHDFRVRGVSQDVADFLRTQEVEITDPHSVEGTVLLRGEPVLTNNIHEIWDRLHPFNRQLATMVQIKSFISVPLKTHEGVIGALSADRTHDRALTQDDLDVLVTLASQVATALDNAQAYREIESLNARLEARVRERTAELEAANARLKQMDRLKSQFLAHVSHELRTPLTSIVGFADNMIEGLVGSLNTKQEQYLTRIKANGTRLARMITDLLDLSRVEAGKLVLSFDQVTLASLVADVIEQLRPLATAKQIRLELQSDDVALTVWADPDRLSQILTNLVDNAIKYTPDGGLVSVDLSAEGRERARIAVRDTGQGIPPEAIPKLFDPFFRVQQQERSQTKGLGLGLAIVKDLVDLHGGAIAVRSEIGQGTEFTVSLPLRSTQDAAGGASPSARRTLLVVDDDPDICAVLQDRLLSEGFYVLTATDGRAALKAGEATTVDGVLLDIALPDMDGFAVLRQLRATQPTVPVIMMTAVEALDRAMAAVEAGAQGYLLKPFDAARVRQIIDRWFMAGGSPADSSTTTP
- a CDS encoding outer membrane protein transport protein produces the protein MPSPLQSCSTLVPALLVAMVVAFLPMTTAEAQTPRIHGQSASAAGMGNAFAAQADDPSALHYNPAGMTQLPGFQSLFGTSLIGGTTQFTGPTGTQVTGDRNGSIAWPPPGHVYLVANLKDLGLSALENFTAGIGLNSPFGSLTRYPTDGPFRSALYFNTMPLLDIKPTVAYKVNEQLSLGAGADIYTFSGLFGEGHLEQQSIWPGGLGIPAGSRLEINGSDTTAGFNVSLLYTPFRNSDGKPLVNIGLVYRSQARLHLTGHLLANGASVGEASATFVLPQIFSGAMAVWPVRTREREWKLELDVDYTGWKSNGALDVRVANLGVLPFPQNWQSAYTVMVGTEYRLLHVVSMPEWNIALRAGYMNQQTQMPDRTFNPGVPSANAHIPSAGVGFICHENGAFLGIIRCGDLGFGPLKPKLFAIDLSYQAGLYEVRTIAGNQNPTVNGRYDTLIHAASLSLRFNY
- a CDS encoding filamentous hemagglutinin N-terminal domain-containing protein; translation: MDGARRSVSKLRSFLSSALLAECLVIFCLVQGGLAQSTAPITSSGLNTVITPQGHVFDITGGTRPGNGPNLFHSFGEFGVPPHHIANFLNDSGLATANILGRVTGGNPSQIFGTIQTTGFGHANLFLMNPAGIVFGPTASLNVGGSVSVTTADYLRFANGGIFNAMPGPQDATLSSSPVAAFGFLGSNPNAVTVQGGQLVLSEGQSLSLVGGDLTMTAGALEHGASQPARLSAPGGQINLVSVAAAGEVPALDAKSPGSEPLANGIGRFGTLSLSEGTNIDTSADKAGRIVIRSGQFTMNDASLTAISGNASNRGSATSPDSPAIAITADTVTLSNGSLIMADTHGTAPAGDITFNVDTLSAIGKGPIRIQVTPESLITGPDFSQTGVLIESTSRSHDIGAGEAGRITIQGIEGPGSVARTVHLDDTIIHTRSFGGTATTPPGRITITANSLALSDQVEIYATTNGPAPAGNVALNVDTLRSNWHPDGSFIEGRPVLIGSPTEHPDRTAGPPGIVTISGPGEESTDPATSIMLSNTEIDTFAVGGSSPRPAPIIITSDTVALSNLTILVTTSGGAAPAPAGDIVFNVNTLRVNMNPDGTPIANAHRVYLNSPSGRLDSTAGPPGTVTISGIAQEPTDAAQLVALYNAQISTAVEGGTAALPPGTITITADTVTLGGRTEIFAFTTSPAPAGDIAFNVNVLRANVNSDGTLINDGRPRSLIASVGGRRDSIGGRAGTITISGVAPEASDSAKLIALNNTEVSTAVWGGAPTTVPATITIVADTLRLTNSPKIDTDTTGGAPAGNITFKVNTLIADQGTNISSRTSGEGQGGSITIDAGRSISLLHGSSITASSAGPADAGNITINAGAHFTAQQASVTTQASQGSGGNITLQATDSIQLANSQLNTSVQGGPTTIGGNIFIDPAIVTLHNSQILAQAVEGQGGNINIVAGTFLADQSSIVSASSQFGLSGTVTIQSPVSSLSGTLASLSQQPLQVHPLLTQRCAARADGRMSSLVVSGRDSLPQEPGGWLFSPLALMIQEPAAQDRGTGPAMDDVASHKLLDGLIRARGCQS